tctttacaaaaacgacttgtaacttatttttacgactataaacctatacattttctgtttagattcataaaatagagttcaatatgaaaccatagcaatttgattcactcaaaacggatttaaaatgaagaagttatgggtaaaacaagattggataatttttctcattttagctacgtgaaaattggtaacaaatctattccaaccataacttaatcaacttgtattgtatattatgtaatcttgagataccatagacacgtatacaatgtttcgacctatcatgtcgacacatctatatatatttcggaacaaccatagacactctatatgtgaatgttggagttagctatacagggttgaggttgattccaaaatatatatagtttgagttgtgatcaatactgagatacgtatacactgggtcgtggattgattcaagataatatttatcgatttatttctgtacatctaactgtggacaactagttgtaggttactaacgaggacagctgacttaataaacttaaaacatcaaaatatattaaaagtgttgtaaatatattttgaacatactttgatatatatgtatatattgttataggttcgtgaatcaaccagtggccaagtcttacttcccgacgaagtaaaaatctgtgaaagtgagttatagtcccacttttaaaatctaatatttttgggatgagaatacatgcaggttttataaatgatttacaaaatagacacaagtacgtgaaactacattctatggttgaattatcgaaatcgaatatgcccctttttattaagtctggtaatctaagaattagggaacagacaccctaattgacgcgaatcctaaagatagatctattgggcctaacaaaccccatccaaagtaccggatgctttagtacttcgaaatttatatcatatccgaagggtgtcccggaatgatggggatattcttatatatgcatcttgttattgtcggttaccaggtgttcaccatatgaatgatttttatctctatgtatgggatgtgtattgaaatatgaaatcttgtggtctattgttacgatttgatatatataggttaaacctataactcaccaacattttttgttgacgtttaaagcatgtttattctcaggtgaatactaagagcttccgctgttgcatactaaaataaggacaagatttggagtccatgtttgtatgatattgtgtaaaaactgcattcaagaaactgatttcgatgtaacatatttgtattgtaaaccattatgtaatggtcgtgtgtaaacaggatattttagattatcattatttgataatctacgtaaagctttttaaacctgtatttatgaaataaaggttatggtttgttttaaaaatgaatgcagtctttgaaaaacgtctcatatagaggtcaaaacctcgcaacgaaatcaattaatatggaacgtttttaatcaataagaacgggacatttcacaacttaCAACAGGTGATGCTCAGAATAGTTTGAATGAAGTTCACTCGTCTTGGTCCATTGTTTTGATCGGTTGAGAGTACATCCACCAGTGAAAACAGCAGCTGCTGCTAGTAACGAAGGCGGGAACTTTACCATTTCGTATTCCACTAAGCACAAATCAATCAAGTAAAACGATAGCAGCTCCAACTATAATCAAAACGACAACATCTATCtattataaaacaataataataacataacaataatcataatcatatagaTAATAATTACAAAGAAACTTATTAGACCTCTTTGTTATACTCTGCGGCTTTTAGGAACCTCTTGACAAACACATACTGAGTTGGAACTGAGAGATTGAATTGAAGTGTATTCACTATTTCTTTCTCCTGTAAATATCAACAAGAATGGGTTTTAGCGAGGGTAATGATAATTAACGAAAGCAGACAATACTGACCATCTTTATCTAAttgtctaattattattttaccGTATCGAGAACTTCAGCTCTTGTGTAGGCTTTATCTGTAATAGTTATAAAATCATCAACAACAGGCACAGAAACCTCTTCGTATTTACATGCAAGAAGCATAGATGTCACTCCAACAAGCTGCAGTTTCTTTCGTGGTATTGTTGTACGTTCCAAGTATCGGTCAATGAGGTTGACCGTTAGATATAAGGTCTCTTCCATCAGTTCAAATTTGTAATGAACCTGTTGTTATTTTCATTACATCATTTAGGACATCAGAAATTACTATAAAATTCCGTTATGcaattatttatttagtattagtattagtatttagtaTTTAGTATAAAGTATAATAAAAGAAGCAATAATCGATGCATAATTTTACATACCTCAATTAACCAGTCAACAAGAATGCTTCTCATCCTTTCAGTTATGTCATTTTGCTGTTGTACCATGTACATTGGTGAAACACAGCTCAACATCTGCAATTTAGTTGCTAGTTTAGGATAATTGGTATTTGGGATTTAACAAGCTCAACATCTATGGTATCTTCATAGATGTTGGATTACAATCAGATTTACAAACTGCTTTTGACTAGAGTCATTTTAGTGAATGGATATTGTTTGGTATAAAGATTAAATTGACATATTTCATGAGTTTTTCATGCTTTAAAAATAAAGAGTTGAAGAACTATCAACCCATTTCAACCATTTCCAACAAAGCTGTGTTTTTTTATTTACCCGTTTCAATAAAGTGATCTATGGACTTTATGGTTTAGATATTATACATCAACCCATATTACCCATTCCATATTTTGACAAACCCATTTGACCTGATTATGAAGTTGTATGATTTGAAGTACACTTGGGACAATTCCTACCATTTGACCCATTTCCCCTTAAGCCATTTTCTTATACCCATTCAAAAAGTGATATATGAGGTTCTATGTTCTAGAAacacacccatttgacccattcccTGCCAAgttattattcttttttttttaattaacttgTTTGATCCATTAAAGATAACACATAACATGAAGAAACTGATATGTTTTTATAGAAACAACTAAGCCCATATCTTCTAAGAGTTCTTTTTTGTAATTATAAGAAACTGCTAAAATATTATAGAGTAATACCTGTTCTAATTTCCCACTTTTTATATTGTTCATATATCGCAATTATTGATCTAAACAGAAATATCAACATTAACTTATAAAGATTACCTCCTGTTTCCGATAATGACAATAAATCTCATCGATATACTCAACCACAGCAAGTGGGTCATTCTTGTCGGCTTCATCAATGTCTAATGCCAGTTCCTCATAGACATCTTCATCCTAAAATACAAATTTGACTCAGTAGACTGATCAACATAACAAACAGACTAAATAAAACAATATAGAATCAAAGA
The window above is part of the Rutidosis leptorrhynchoides isolate AG116_Rl617_1_P2 chromosome 1, CSIRO_AGI_Rlap_v1, whole genome shotgun sequence genome. Proteins encoded here:
- the LOC139857843 gene encoding G2/mitotic-specific cyclin-2-like, with amino-acid sequence MAGTKENDSDLIRSTKTQGGVGGLKAVNVKSGVPVSNNRRALSEINKNIIRATPADPYAFDNKGKKPIPVKKSLVPAHRPVTRTFSAQITSKPSLPLPEGKKPKIQPIPDENDTEDFDIVDVEDDFNAPMFVQHTEAMLEEIDKMDEDVYEELALDIDEADKNDPLAVVEYIDEIYCHYRKQEMLSCVSPMYMVQQQNDITERMRSILVDWLIEVHYKFELMEETLYLTVNLIDRYLERTTIPRKKLQLVGVTSMLLACKYEEVSVPVVDDFITITDKAYTRAEVLDTEKEIVNTLQFNLSVPTQYVFVKRFLKAAEYNKELELLSFYLIDLCLVEYEMVKFPPSLLAAAAVFTGGCTLNRSKQWTKTSELHSNYSEHHLLECSKMMVCLHQKSGSGKHVSVFKKYSTSKYGHAARTEPANFMLEEEDLWA